The following proteins are encoded in a genomic region of Periophthalmus magnuspinnatus isolate fPerMag1 chromosome 21, fPerMag1.2.pri, whole genome shotgun sequence:
- the dnajc3a gene encoding dnaJ homolog subfamily C member 3a isoform X1, whose amino-acid sequence MVSIGHVAHKIINYIPYLLVLIDMRYQGVKSGSVDNHMEMGKKLLAAGQLADALSHFHAAVDGDPKNYLAYYRRATVYLAMGKSKSALPDLAKVIELKPDFTSARLQRGNLLLKHGKLDEAESDFKKVLKSNPSEKEETEAQSLLQKFDEIQRLTAEAHRNYKNKDYVTAASQLDTIIETCVWDANSREMRAECFIQMGEMWKAATDLKAASKLKSDNTQAFYKLSTIYYNLGDHELSLNEVRECLKLDPDHKQCYSHYKQVKKLNKQIQSAEELLKEQRYEEAVDKYEAVMKTEPNVHHFTLLAEQRICHALVQGQQSNRAVTVCSKALQSEPDNVYTLKDRAEAYIQEEQYEEAIKDYESAAKLNENDREIKEGLEKARRLLKQSQKKDYYKILGVKRTAQKKEIIKAYRKLAQQWHPDNFQDPEEKKAAEKKFIDIAQAKEVLTNPEMREKFDHGEDPMDPESQQGQNFHQHFYGGFPGSQGFNPFGSGNFHFKFNFN is encoded by the exons ATGGTTTCCATCGGCCATGTCGCGCACAAGATAATCAACTATATCCCGTATCTCCTTGTTTTAATTGACATGAGGTATCAAG GAGTAAAATCTGGCAGTGTAGACAATCACATGGAGATGGGAAAGAAGCTGCTTGCTGCTGGACAACTCGCCGACGCCCTGTCTCATTTTCATGCAGCTGTAG ATGGCGACCCAAAGAATTATTTGGCTTACTACAGAAGAGCGACTGTCTATTTAGCTATGGGCAAATCAAAGTCAGCTTTACCTGATCTGGCCAAAGTTATTGAGCTCAAACCAGACTTCACTTCT GCACGGCTACAGAGAGGAAACCTGCTTCTGAAACATGGAAAACTAGATGAAGCAGAGAGCGACTTTAAGAAAGTG TTGAAGTCCAACCCCAGTGAGAAAGAAGAGACTGAAGCACAAAGTCTGCTGCAAAAATTTGATGAAATTCAGAGGCTCACAGCAGAGGCACACAGGAACTACAAGAACAAGGACTATGTGACTGCCGCATCCCAGCTTGACACCATCATTGAA ACCTGTGTTTGGGACGCCAACTCTCGTGAGATGCGAGCGGAGTGCTTTATTCAAATGGGAGAGATGTGGAAAGCCGCCACtgacttaaaagctgcatctaAATTAAAGAGTGACAATACGCAGGCCTTCTACAAACTCAGCACCATCTACTATAACCTTGGAGACCATGAGCTGTCCCTCAA TGAGGTCCGTGAGTGTCTGAAGTTGGATCCTGATCACAAACAGTGTTACAGCCATTACAAACAGGTCAAGAAGCTCAACAAACAAATCCAATCTGCAGAGGAACTCCTCAAAGAACAGAG ATATGAAGAAGCTGTTGACAAATATGAGGCTGTGATGAAGACTGAGCCCAATGTGCATCACTTCACTCTCCTTGCTGAGCAGCGCATCTGTCACGCTCTGGTGCAG GGCCAGCAGTCCAACAGAGCTGTGACAGTGTGCAGTAAAGCCCTGCAGTCAGAACCAGACAATGTGTACACACTCAAGGACAGGGCAGAAGCTTACATACAGGAGGAGCAGTATGAAGAAG CCATTAAGGACTACGAGAGTGCTGCAAAGCTGAATGAAAATGACAGAGAAATCAAAGAAGGCCTGGAAAAAGCTCGGAGGTTGTTGAAACAGTCCCAGAAAAAAGATTACTATAAAATATTGGGAGTAAAAAG GACTGCTCAGAAAAAGGAGATTATCAAAGCCTACAGGAAACTAGCTCAACAGTGGCACCCGGACAACTTCCAGGATCCAGAGGAGAAGAAGGCGGCAGAGAAGAAGTTCATAGACATCGCTCAGGCAAAAGAGGTCCTCACTAATCCAG agatgagagagaagttTGACCATGGAGAGGACCCCATGGACCCGGAGAGCCAGCAGGGACAAAACTTCCATCAGCACTTCTACGGCGGCTTCCCCGGATCTCAGGGATTTAACCCATTTGGATCAGGAAATTTTCACTTCAAGTTCAACTTTAACTGA
- the dnajc3a gene encoding dnaJ homolog subfamily C member 3a isoform X2, with amino-acid sequence MVSIGHVAHKIINYIPYLLVLIDMRYQGVKSGSVDNHMEMGKKLLAAGQLADALSHFHAAVDGDPKNYLAYYRRATVYLAMGKSKSALPDLAKVIELKPDFTSARLQRGNLLLKHGKLDEAESDFKKVLKSNPSEKEETEAQSLLQKFDEIQRLTAEAHRNYKNKDYVTAASQLDTIIETCVWDANSREMRAECFIQMGEMWKAATDLKAASKLKSDNTQAFYKLSTIYYNLGDHELSLNEVRECLKLDPDHKQCYSHYKQVKKLNKQIQSAEELLKEQRYEEAVDKYEAVMKTEPNVHHFTLLAEQRICHALVQQGQQSNRAVTVCSKALQSEPDNVYTLKDRAEAYIQEEQYEEAIKDYESAAKLNENDREIKEGLEKARRLLKQSQKKDYYKILGVKRTAQKKEIIKAYRKLAQQWHPDNFQDPEEKKAAEKKFIDIAQAKEVLTNPEMREKFDHGEDPMDPESQQGQNFHQHFYGGFPGSQGFNPFGSGNFHFKFNFN; translated from the exons ATGGTTTCCATCGGCCATGTCGCGCACAAGATAATCAACTATATCCCGTATCTCCTTGTTTTAATTGACATGAGGTATCAAG GAGTAAAATCTGGCAGTGTAGACAATCACATGGAGATGGGAAAGAAGCTGCTTGCTGCTGGACAACTCGCCGACGCCCTGTCTCATTTTCATGCAGCTGTAG ATGGCGACCCAAAGAATTATTTGGCTTACTACAGAAGAGCGACTGTCTATTTAGCTATGGGCAAATCAAAGTCAGCTTTACCTGATCTGGCCAAAGTTATTGAGCTCAAACCAGACTTCACTTCT GCACGGCTACAGAGAGGAAACCTGCTTCTGAAACATGGAAAACTAGATGAAGCAGAGAGCGACTTTAAGAAAGTG TTGAAGTCCAACCCCAGTGAGAAAGAAGAGACTGAAGCACAAAGTCTGCTGCAAAAATTTGATGAAATTCAGAGGCTCACAGCAGAGGCACACAGGAACTACAAGAACAAGGACTATGTGACTGCCGCATCCCAGCTTGACACCATCATTGAA ACCTGTGTTTGGGACGCCAACTCTCGTGAGATGCGAGCGGAGTGCTTTATTCAAATGGGAGAGATGTGGAAAGCCGCCACtgacttaaaagctgcatctaAATTAAAGAGTGACAATACGCAGGCCTTCTACAAACTCAGCACCATCTACTATAACCTTGGAGACCATGAGCTGTCCCTCAA TGAGGTCCGTGAGTGTCTGAAGTTGGATCCTGATCACAAACAGTGTTACAGCCATTACAAACAGGTCAAGAAGCTCAACAAACAAATCCAATCTGCAGAGGAACTCCTCAAAGAACAGAG ATATGAAGAAGCTGTTGACAAATATGAGGCTGTGATGAAGACTGAGCCCAATGTGCATCACTTCACTCTCCTTGCTGAGCAGCGCATCTGTCACGCTCTGGTGCAG CAGGGCCAGCAGTCCAACAGAGCTGTGACAGTGTGCAGTAAAGCCCTGCAGTCAGAACCAGACAATGTGTACACACTCAAGGACAGGGCAGAAGCTTACATACAGGAGGAGCAGTATGAAGAAG CCATTAAGGACTACGAGAGTGCTGCAAAGCTGAATGAAAATGACAGAGAAATCAAAGAAGGCCTGGAAAAAGCTCGGAGGTTGTTGAAACAGTCCCAGAAAAAAGATTACTATAAAATATTGGGAGTAAAAAG GACTGCTCAGAAAAAGGAGATTATCAAAGCCTACAGGAAACTAGCTCAACAGTGGCACCCGGACAACTTCCAGGATCCAGAGGAGAAGAAGGCGGCAGAGAAGAAGTTCATAGACATCGCTCAGGCAAAAGAGGTCCTCACTAATCCAG agatgagagagaagttTGACCATGGAGAGGACCCCATGGACCCGGAGAGCCAGCAGGGACAAAACTTCCATCAGCACTTCTACGGCGGCTTCCCCGGATCTCAGGGATTTAACCCATTTGGATCAGGAAATTTTCACTTCAAGTTCAACTTTAACTGA